In Vigna unguiculata cultivar IT97K-499-35 chromosome 3, ASM411807v1, whole genome shotgun sequence, a single genomic region encodes these proteins:
- the LOC114175140 gene encoding uncharacterized protein LOC114175140, with amino-acid sequence MAESFGANEGGHPSRQPIHASRNFPFSQFILETPLLERWKMLTFDKYDGTTNPDNHMRIFTHQMMFHAVSDPIWCRIFSTSLTGEVLEWFFELSTNNIDSFATLKARFSTQFSPLRSAILTVDNLVNIRQEDGESLRSYLDRYNRMSVKIKDLSMKSPDREEAFSADSLPTTKRKPPPPDADGSKHCQYHRTIGHTTEECHTLRNNIEELIRQEHLKKYIQQDHPQRSPIKNRSPARRQAPARWEKRREPEPERQMREPSRAHRSPRRSRSRSRDKPLRGYINIISGRFAGGGSSSSTRKRHVRALKSVHLVERKVRSMPPITFTDEDFKAPDPDHDDPMVISIEVAEYGIGKVLVDHGSSVNILY; translated from the exons ATGGCCGAAAGCTTTGGGGCCAACGAGGGAGGTCATCCTTCCCGACAACCGATCCACGCGTCGAGGAATTTCCCCTTCAGTCAATTCATTCTGGAGACACCGCTACTGGAGAGATGGAAAATGCTAACGTTCGACAAGTatgacgggacgacgaaccctGACAACCACATGCGGATCTTCACGCACCAGATGATGTTCCACGCAGTGAGTGACCCGATCTGGTGTCGCATTTTCTCGACCTCCCTGACGGGAGAGGTGTTGGAGTGGTTCTTTGAGCTGTCGACCAACAACATCGACTCCTTTGCCACTCTGAAGGCCAGGTTTAGCACGCAGTTTTCCCCTCTGAGGTCGGCTATCTTGACGGTAGATAACTTAGTAAACATCCGGCAGGAGGATGGGGAGTCGCTGAGGAGTTATCTCGATCGATACAATCGTATGTCGGTCAAGATAAAAGACCTCAGCATGAAATCGCCTGACAGGGAG GAGGCTTTCAGCGCCGACTCACTTCCAACGACCAAAAGGAAGCCCCCACCTCCCGACGCCGATGGCAGCAAGCACTGTCAGTACCATCGAACGATCGGCCACACCACTGAAGAATGCCACACACTCCGCAACAACATTGAGGAGCTAATTCGACAAGAGCACTTGAAGAAGTACATTCAGCAAGATCACCCCCAACGAAGCCCGATCAAAAACAGAAGTCCCGCACGGAGGCAAGCCCCGGCCAGGTGGGAGAAGCGGAGAGAGCCAGAGCCCGAGAGGCAAATGAGGGAACCGTCCAGGGCCCACCGAAGCCCGAGGAGGAGTCGCAGCCGGAGCAGGGACAAACCCCTAAGGGGTTATATCAATATCATTTCCGGAAGATTCGCTGGAGGAGGATCGAGCTCGTCCACTCGGAAGAGGCACGTTCGGGCGCTCAAGTCAGTTCATCTGGTAGAGAGGAAGGTGCGGTCTATGCCCCCCATCACTTTTACTGACGAGGACTTCAAGGCTCCTGATCCCGATCATGATGATCCCATGGTCATCTCCATTGAGGTAGCCGAGTATGGAATCGGGAAGGTTCTGGTGGACCATGGGAGCTCCGTCAACATCTTATACTAG